The Epilithonimonas zeae genome contains a region encoding:
- a CDS encoding T9SS type A sorting domain-containing protein, which produces MKKLFNLLFLAFVHFAFSQNINFTDANFKSFLLESNSTNGFVRDLNNNSIKLDQNNDGEIQISEAENVSLISFNGRFGSFNYTVYYFWGHYDNPLTIKDIYSLGGLNNFKNLKVLDCAYAKITTIDFTDLSKLEQVICKKNQINSFTNFQFVKSLRALDCSYNFLETLDLSQSSVNLPDRAYVLFRFNDNNFKSLNLQNGKNTSWCILADWMFCPFSSEAGNMFSTCCYPPKIENNPNLTDLKINCYDFGYPGFAVTNCEVQSTEEIANLIDKIKVSQNKSNGILTIMSPLKIDSYTILDMSGRVLKSEKTDNKNIDISYFNKGVYIIKVETKEGIANLKFIKN; this is translated from the coding sequence ATGAAAAAACTATTTAATCTACTGTTTTTAGCATTTGTGCATTTTGCATTCTCACAAAATATAAATTTTACGGATGCTAATTTTAAAAGCTTCTTATTAGAATCTAATTCAACTAATGGATTTGTACGTGATCTCAACAATAATTCTATAAAGTTAGATCAAAATAATGATGGCGAAATCCAGATTTCTGAAGCAGAGAATGTATCTCTTATAAGTTTCAATGGGAGATTTGGTAGTTTTAATTACACTGTTTATTATTTTTGGGGTCATTATGATAATCCTTTAACAATAAAAGATATTTATTCGCTAGGAGGACTTAATAATTTTAAGAATTTGAAAGTTTTAGACTGCGCCTATGCCAAAATAACAACAATAGATTTTACCGATCTTAGCAAATTAGAACAAGTGATTTGTAAAAAAAACCAGATTAATTCTTTTACTAATTTTCAATTTGTAAAATCACTGCGTGCACTAGATTGCTCTTATAATTTTTTGGAAACATTAGACTTATCTCAATCTTCTGTGAATCTGCCCGACAGAGCTTACGTTTTGTTCAGATTTAATGATAATAACTTTAAAAGTCTAAATCTTCAAAATGGTAAAAATACGAGTTGGTGTATCCTGGCTGACTGGATGTTTTGTCCGTTTTCTAGTGAGGCTGGAAATATGTTTAGCACTTGTTGTTATCCACCCAAAATTGAAAACAATCCCAATCTTACGGATTTGAAAATCAATTGTTATGACTTCGGATATCCGGGTTTTGCAGTAACCAACTGCGAGGTTCAGAGCACAGAAGAGATTGCTAATCTGATTGATAAAATTAAAGTATCTCAAAATAAGTCAAATGGTATCCTTACCATTATGAGCCCTTTAAAAATTGACAGCTATACAATTCTTGATATGTCTGGAAGAGTTTTAAAAAGCGAAAAGACAGATAATAAAAATATTGATATTTCTTATTTTAATAAAGGTGTTTACATCATTAAAGTTGAAACTAAAGAAGGTATAGCCAACTTAAAATTTATCAAAAATTAA
- a CDS encoding barstar family protein, which produces MKEIYIDFVNIGDYEDFYEQLKSKLELPEHFGDNLDALSDVISGELEMPLHIEFVNMSVDQLELFEDLLTTLEDLEDEVEDFSFSYYLEQYEDEE; this is translated from the coding sequence ATGAAAGAAATATATATCGATTTCGTCAACATCGGCGATTACGAAGATTTTTACGAACAACTTAAATCAAAATTAGAATTGCCGGAACATTTCGGAGATAATCTGGATGCGCTTTCGGATGTGATTTCCGGAGAATTGGAAATGCCACTTCATATCGAATTTGTGAATATGAGTGTTGACCAACTAGAACTTTTCGAAGACCTTTTGACAACTTTGGAAGATTTGGAAGATGAGGTGGAAGATTTTAGTTTCAGCTATTATCTTGAACAGTACGAAGATGAAGAATAA
- a CDS encoding ribonuclease domain-containing protein, producing the protein MNPKLKTLFFFLIGAFAGISVMYLISNYKIEKRNEISSEVRNQRLDVTQSETKFETEKPSDVSSIQELTNENKVISYVKSNHNLPDYYITKSEAKSQGWNPSKGNLCDVLPGKAIGGDKFSNREKQLPKGEQYYEADVNYNCGNRNADRIVFTKSGNVWLTKNHYKSFEKK; encoded by the coding sequence ATGAATCCAAAACTGAAAACCCTTTTTTTCTTTCTCATCGGAGCATTCGCCGGAATTTCGGTAATGTATCTGATTTCGAATTATAAAATCGAGAAGAGAAATGAAATTTCGTCGGAAGTTAGAAATCAGAGGCTGGATGTTACACAATCTGAAACTAAGTTTGAGACCGAAAAACCTTCTGATGTAAGTTCAATACAAGAATTGACAAATGAAAACAAAGTTATTTCTTACGTCAAATCGAATCATAATTTGCCAGATTATTATATCACAAAATCTGAAGCGAAAAGTCAAGGATGGAATCCTTCAAAAGGAAATCTTTGTGACGTTTTGCCGGGAAAAGCCATTGGCGGCGATAAATTCAGTAACCGTGAAAAGCAATTACCGAAAGGCGAACAATATTACGAAGCCGACGTCAATTATAATTGCGGAAACCGAAATGCAGACCGAATTGTCTTTACTAAAAGTGGTAATGTTTGGTTGACGAAGAATCATTATAAATCGTTTGAGAAAAAATAA
- the leuD gene encoding 3-isopropylmalate dehydratase small subunit: MQKLVLIKSQAVPLPSENIDTDQIIPARFLKSISKEGFGENLFRDWRYNVHTNKPNPDFVLNNPKYSGEILVAGNNFGCGSSREHAAWSLTDYGFKVVVSSYFADIFKGNALNNGLLPVKVSEDYLKDLMETISENPSTQITVDVEKQTISFNDKTESFELDSYKKICLLNGYDDIDFLTSKKEAIQNFEQKAQKVYAQNL, encoded by the coding sequence ATGCAAAAATTAGTTTTAATAAAATCTCAGGCCGTTCCGTTGCCGAGCGAAAATATAGATACCGACCAGATTATTCCGGCGCGTTTCCTCAAAAGTATCAGTAAAGAAGGTTTCGGTGAAAATCTTTTCAGAGACTGGCGGTATAATGTTCACACGAATAAACCAAATCCAGATTTCGTTCTGAACAATCCTAAATATTCCGGCGAAATTCTGGTTGCAGGAAATAACTTCGGATGTGGAAGCAGTCGAGAACACGCGGCCTGGTCGTTAACTGATTATGGATTCAAAGTGGTTGTGTCAAGTTATTTTGCGGATATTTTCAAAGGGAATGCACTTAACAACGGACTTCTTCCAGTGAAAGTTTCTGAGGATTATCTTAAAGATTTAATGGAAACGATTTCGGAAAATCCTTCAACTCAAATCACGGTTGATGTCGAAAAACAAACGATTTCATTCAATGACAAAACAGAAAGTTTCGAGTTGGATTCTTATAAAAAAATATGTTTACTAAATGGCTATGACGACATCGATTTCTTAACCAGTAAAAAAGAAGCCATCCAAAATTTTGAACAGAAAGCACAAAAAGTATATGCGCAAAACTTATAA
- a CDS encoding DUF1801 domain-containing protein: protein MFPDCTDQLLTTSFKDLSPDIISYNQNLDPEDEKIANILSGEICKHLPEAENKIWHAHPVWFIDGNPIVGYSKQKKGIRLMFWSGKSFDETQLNVEGEKFQDASVFYNDWNEINKDDLKRWLEKSREIQWDYKNIVKRKGILERLK from the coding sequence ATGTTCCCGGATTGTACGGACCAACTGCTGACGACAAGTTTTAAAGATTTGAGTCCTGATATTATTTCATACAATCAAAATCTCGATCCTGAAGATGAAAAAATTGCGAATATTCTTTCTGGAGAAATCTGCAAACATCTTCCAGAAGCTGAGAACAAAATCTGGCACGCTCATCCTGTTTGGTTTATTGATGGAAATCCTATTGTTGGTTATAGCAAACAAAAAAAAGGAATTCGGTTGATGTTCTGGAGCGGAAAATCTTTTGATGAAACACAACTGAATGTAGAAGGTGAAAAATTTCAGGATGCTTCGGTTTTTTATAATGATTGGAATGAAATTAATAAAGATGATTTAAAACGTTGGCTGGAAAAATCAAGAGAAATACAATGGGATTATAAAAATATCGTAAAACGAAAAGGTATTTTGGAGCGCTTAAAATAA
- a CDS encoding TlpA family protein disulfide reductase has product MKKISILLGIIALTSINSCAERVIVNREVESKNDGKMLLGTQTLDQFRKEPFKTWFDEEYNRYQVDQTSLTELRKEKLNSYSLVVFVGSWCEDSHREFPRLIKILDALKYNTGKMQIIAVNRKKESPSGEEGLYNITRVPTIIVKKYGKEIGRITEMPETGYLERDLLNILKKDNSSLFK; this is encoded by the coding sequence ATGAAAAAAATTTCGATTTTATTAGGAATCATCGCATTGACAAGCATTAATTCCTGTGCTGAAAGAGTGATTGTAAATCGTGAAGTAGAATCCAAAAATGACGGTAAAATGTTACTTGGAACGCAGACGCTTGACCAGTTCCGAAAAGAACCCTTCAAAACTTGGTTTGACGAAGAGTACAATCGTTATCAGGTTGACCAGACGAGTTTAACCGAACTAAGAAAAGAAAAACTCAATTCTTACAGTCTGGTAGTTTTTGTTGGAAGCTGGTGCGAGGATAGTCACAGAGAATTTCCAAGATTAATTAAGATTTTGGACGCTTTGAAATACAACACCGGAAAAATGCAAATCATCGCTGTTAACCGAAAAAAAGAATCACCATCCGGAGAAGAAGGACTTTATAATATTACCAGGGTTCCAACCATTATTGTAAAAAAATACGGCAAAGAAATCGGAAGAATCACAGAAATGCCGGAAACAGGCTATTTGGAAAGAGATTTGCTTAACATTCTGAAAAAAGATAATTCAAGTTTATTTAAATAA
- a CDS encoding DinB family protein, whose amino-acid sequence MTEFEKYILRYLDLVPSEQWIEEMKIASDETLQIYESLSEEQGNYAYAEGKWSLKTLLQHLIDTEKVFAYRALRFSRKDQSLVSGFDEEAWADNSYADSRTLKSLIKEFKLTRKLSIKFFKNLPEEAYQLSGKVNGNDIKVETIGKLTVGHNIHHLNIIKERYLPNL is encoded by the coding sequence ATGACAGAATTCGAAAAATATATACTGCGTTATTTGGATTTGGTTCCTTCTGAACAATGGATTGAAGAAATGAAAATTGCTTCAGACGAAACTTTACAAATCTATGAATCTCTTTCCGAGGAGCAAGGTAATTATGCTTATGCAGAAGGAAAGTGGAGTTTGAAAACGCTTTTGCAGCATCTCATCGATACAGAAAAAGTCTTTGCTTACCGAGCTTTGAGGTTTTCCAGAAAAGACCAGTCTTTGGTTTCGGGATTTGATGAAGAAGCTTGGGCAGACAATTCTTATGCAGACAGCCGAACGTTGAAAAGTCTGATTAAAGAATTTAAATTGACCAGAAAATTATCTATCAAATTCTTTAAAAATCTTCCGGAAGAAGCATATCAACTTTCCGGAAAAGTGAATGGAAATGACATCAAAGTAGAAACAATTGGCAAATTAACCGTTGGTCATAACATTCATCACCTGAATATTATTAAGGAGAGATATTTACCGAATTTATAA
- a CDS encoding pyrophosphohydrolase domain-containing protein, which translates to MEKLDSLNQVAEFHKTFNAPILDTPQIPSKERAALRVSLLQEELDELKKAIEDNDLVEVADALCDLQYVLSGAVLEFGLGEKFVELFNEVQRSNMSKACDNEVQAQETVEFYKDKGTDAYYEKSGDKYNVHRVADNKVLKNKYYSAADIASLLK; encoded by the coding sequence ATGGAAAAATTAGATAGCCTGAATCAGGTAGCCGAATTTCACAAAACCTTCAATGCTCCAATTCTTGATACACCTCAGATTCCTTCAAAAGAACGAGCAGCTTTGAGAGTTAGTCTTTTACAAGAGGAATTAGATGAGTTGAAAAAAGCCATCGAAGATAATGACCTGGTGGAAGTTGCGGATGCCCTTTGCGATTTACAGTATGTTTTGAGCGGTGCTGTTTTGGAATTTGGTTTGGGAGAAAAATTCGTGGAATTATTCAATGAAGTTCAGCGTTCTAATATGTCAAAAGCTTGTGACAACGAAGTTCAGGCTCAGGAAACTGTAGAATTTTACAAAGACAAAGGAACCGATGCTTATTACGAAAAGTCCGGCGACAAATATAATGTTCACAGAGTTGCAGACAACAAGGTTCTTAAGAACAAATATTATTCTGCAGCGGACATTGCTTCATTATTAAAATAA
- a CDS encoding DinB family protein, protein MIKQTLLGEFLHEADSTRKLLKAIPDSALDWKPSEKNWTTAQLASHIAEVYNWYESTFNQDVLDMGSYQYDKGDISKAENIIAKFEENVANAQKAIENSDEANYMNEWKMLAGGKEIFPPMPKIQVIRGFLYNHLYHHRGELIVYLRATGNNVPGLYGPTADDKF, encoded by the coding sequence ATGATCAAACAAACACTTTTAGGTGAGTTTTTGCACGAAGCAGACAGCACAAGAAAACTTTTGAAAGCAATTCCGGACAGCGCTTTAGACTGGAAACCATCAGAGAAAAACTGGACCACAGCTCAATTGGCCTCACACATTGCTGAAGTTTACAATTGGTATGAGTCAACTTTCAATCAGGATGTTCTTGATATGGGTTCTTATCAATACGACAAAGGTGACATTTCTAAAGCAGAAAATATTATTGCAAAATTCGAAGAAAATGTAGCTAATGCTCAAAAAGCCATTGAAAATTCTGACGAAGCAAATTATATGAACGAATGGAAAATGCTGGCTGGCGGAAAAGAAATTTTCCCACCAATGCCAAAAATTCAAGTCATAAGAGGTTTTCTTTACAATCATCTTTATCATCACAGAGGCGAACTGATTGTTTATCTGAGAGCAACTGGAAACAATGTTCCCGGATTGTACGGACCAACTGCTGACGACAAGTTTTAA
- the leuB gene encoding 3-isopropylmalate dehydrogenase: MRKTYKIAVLAGDGIGPEVTDESVKILKVIGEAFQYNFQFDYGVMGAEAIYETGNPLPDKTLELCRNSDAVLFGAIGDPAFDNNPDAKVRPEQGLLKLRKELGLFANIRPIKTYASLIKKSPLKREIVEGTDIQIYRELISGIYFGEKFTEENGEYAYDLCKYSREEIVGIAHLAFQDAQKRRKKLTLIDKANVLDTSRLWRKIVKEIAPQYPDVELDFMFVDNAAMQMILNPKQFDVILTENMFGDIISDEASVIGGSIGLLPSASIGEDSGLFEPIHGSYPQAKGKGIANPIASILSAAMLLDYLELTQAADKLRKSVEHAIESKYVTIDLNAEQHYSTSEVGDFIADYIKFSERSYYNFENIQLGKSTIV, encoded by the coding sequence ATGCGCAAAACTTATAAAATAGCCGTTTTAGCAGGCGACGGAATCGGTCCGGAAGTAACCGATGAAAGTGTAAAAATCTTAAAAGTCATTGGCGAAGCTTTTCAGTATAATTTCCAGTTCGATTATGGAGTTATGGGAGCAGAAGCAATTTATGAAACAGGAAATCCTTTGCCGGATAAGACTTTGGAATTATGCAGAAATTCTGATGCGGTTTTATTCGGAGCAATCGGCGACCCTGCTTTTGATAATAATCCTGATGCAAAAGTCCGTCCGGAGCAAGGTTTGTTGAAATTGAGAAAAGAATTGGGATTGTTTGCCAACATTAGACCAATCAAAACTTATGCTTCATTAATCAAAAAAAGTCCGCTGAAAAGAGAAATCGTCGAAGGAACAGATATTCAAATTTACCGTGAGTTGATTAGCGGCATCTATTTTGGGGAAAAATTCACGGAAGAAAATGGCGAATATGCTTATGACCTTTGCAAATATTCCAGAGAAGAGATTGTGGGAATTGCGCATTTGGCGTTTCAAGATGCACAGAAGAGAAGAAAAAAACTGACATTAATAGACAAAGCCAACGTTCTCGATACTTCCAGACTTTGGAGAAAAATCGTAAAAGAAATTGCGCCTCAATATCCGGATGTTGAATTAGATTTTATGTTTGTAGATAATGCTGCGATGCAAATGATTCTTAACCCAAAACAATTTGATGTGATTTTGACAGAGAATATGTTTGGTGATATTATTTCGGACGAAGCCAGTGTGATTGGCGGTTCTATCGGTTTATTGCCTTCAGCTTCTATTGGCGAAGATAGTGGACTTTTTGAACCCATTCACGGATCTTATCCTCAGGCCAAAGGAAAAGGGATTGCCAATCCAATTGCTTCAATCTTGAGTGCGGCAATGTTGTTGGATTATTTGGAACTGACTCAAGCTGCAGATAAATTGAGAAAAAGCGTAGAACATGCTATAGAAAGCAAATATGTAACGATAGATCTAAATGCGGAACAACACTATTCAACTTCCGAAGTTGGCGATTTTATCGCTGATTATATTAAGTTTTCAGAAAGGTCTTATTACAATTTCGAAAATATTCAGTTGGGCAAATCAACGATTGTTTGA
- a CDS encoding DUF4230 domain-containing protein, producing MNKYTGLLSFIFGIILTVFVFLSWRSCNKKDEAALVNQDYYLITNQIQKMNKMVVLEQDFSSFQTHKSSAATVAGFDILPREMVLYTTAKAQVSYDLKRMKIDVDTVSKKLIINELPQPEIKIFPDVKIHFMDDYAINRFSQKDINGIMESAKKNMAKSVNQEQLKQESKKQLKENLNEIFVLAKALHYSIEDKTNTFSSTEL from the coding sequence ATGAATAAATATACAGGTTTACTTTCTTTTATTTTCGGGATTATTCTCACGGTTTTTGTTTTCTTGTCGTGGAGAAGCTGCAACAAAAAAGATGAAGCAGCTTTGGTCAATCAGGATTATTATCTGATTACGAATCAAATCCAGAAAATGAACAAAATGGTAGTTTTGGAGCAGGATTTTTCCAGTTTTCAAACGCATAAAAGTTCAGCTGCTACAGTTGCAGGATTCGATATTCTGCCAAGAGAAATGGTTCTTTACACGACTGCAAAAGCTCAGGTTTCTTACGATTTGAAGAGAATGAAAATCGATGTAGATACCGTTAGCAAAAAATTGATCATCAATGAATTACCTCAGCCAGAAATCAAGATTTTTCCGGATGTAAAGATTCATTTTATGGACGATTACGCGATTAACAGATTCAGTCAGAAAGACATCAACGGCATTATGGAATCTGCCAAAAAAAATATGGCAAAAAGCGTGAACCAGGAACAACTGAAACAGGAAAGCAAAAAACAACTGAAAGAAAATCTTAACGAAATTTTTGTTTTGGCAAAAGCCTTGCATTATTCGATAGAAGACAAAACAAATACGTTTTCTTCCACCGAATTATAA
- a CDS encoding acyl-CoA dehydrogenase family protein — METATMDNLKMIAETAKDFAEKNIRPNIMDWDESQTFPVELFHQLGELGFMGIVIPEEYGGSGLGYQEYVTILDEISQVDPSIGLSVAAHNSLCTNHIYEFGNEEQRRKWLPQLASGKVIGAWGLTEHNTGSDSGGMSTTAVKDGDDWIINGAKNFITHAISGDIAVVMTRTGEKGAKNNSTAFVLEKGMAGFTSGKKENKLGMRASETAELIFDNVRVPDSHRLGEVGSGFKQAMKILDGGRISIAALSLGIARGAYKAALKYAQERHQFGKSISSFQAVNFMLADMATEIDASELLIRRASDLKNAKLKMTREGAMAKLYASEACVRISNNAVQIFGGYGYTKDFPVEKFYRDSKLCTIGEGTSEIQRLVIGRDITQ; from the coding sequence ATGGAAACTGCCACTATGGACAATCTAAAAATGATAGCTGAAACGGCCAAAGATTTTGCCGAAAAAAATATACGCCCAAATATTATGGATTGGGACGAGAGCCAGACTTTCCCAGTGGAATTATTCCACCAATTGGGCGAACTTGGTTTTATGGGAATTGTGATCCCTGAAGAATATGGCGGTTCAGGACTTGGTTATCAGGAATATGTGACCATTTTGGACGAGATTTCTCAGGTTGACCCTTCTATTGGATTATCCGTTGCTGCACACAATTCACTTTGTACGAATCATATTTATGAATTCGGGAATGAAGAGCAAAGAAGAAAATGGCTTCCTCAGTTAGCTTCCGGAAAAGTTATCGGCGCTTGGGGATTGACCGAACACAATACAGGTTCTGACTCAGGTGGAATGTCCACAACTGCTGTGAAAGACGGTGACGATTGGATTATCAACGGTGCAAAAAACTTCATCACTCACGCTATTTCTGGAGACATTGCTGTTGTAATGACAAGAACGGGAGAAAAAGGTGCAAAAAATAATTCCACAGCTTTTGTTTTGGAAAAAGGAATGGCTGGTTTTACTTCCGGTAAAAAGGAAAACAAATTAGGAATGCGTGCTTCGGAAACAGCAGAATTGATTTTCGATAACGTTCGAGTTCCGGACTCTCACAGATTGGGCGAAGTCGGGAGCGGTTTCAAACAAGCAATGAAAATTCTGGACGGAGGTCGTATTTCTATTGCTGCACTAAGTTTAGGAATTGCTAGAGGTGCTTACAAAGCTGCGCTTAAATATGCTCAGGAAAGACATCAATTTGGAAAATCGATTTCAAGTTTTCAGGCGGTTAATTTTATGCTAGCTGATATGGCAACAGAAATTGATGCATCAGAATTATTGATTAGAAGAGCCTCGGACCTTAAAAATGCAAAACTAAAAATGACAAGAGAAGGCGCAATGGCGAAATTGTACGCTTCCGAGGCTTGCGTAAGAATTTCGAATAATGCGGTTCAGATTTTCGGTGGTTATGGTTATACAAAGGATTTCCCGGTTGAGAAATTCTACAGGGATTCAAAACTATGCACAATTGGCGAAGGAACTTCTGAAATCCAGAGATTGGTGATTGGAAGAGATATTACGCAATAA
- a CDS encoding GNAT family N-acetyltransferase, which yields MKNNIRKATQEDLAQLSKLFDEYRMFYHKTSDLSGAQQFLSERIEKKDSEIFVAENEGKLVGFTQLYPLFSSTRMKRYWLLNDLYVNSNFRGKGFSKALIEEAKELCRTSNSCGMYLETSKENMIGNQLYPSAGFKKYDEVNFYEWTIEL from the coding sequence ATGAAGAATAATATCAGAAAAGCGACTCAGGAAGATTTAGCTCAATTGTCAAAATTATTTGATGAATACAGAATGTTCTATCACAAAACATCTGATTTATCCGGAGCACAGCAATTTTTATCCGAAAGAATAGAGAAAAAAGATTCTGAGATTTTTGTAGCAGAGAATGAGGGGAAGCTGGTTGGATTCACGCAACTATATCCGCTTTTTTCATCAACAAGAATGAAGCGTTATTGGTTGTTGAATGACCTTTACGTTAATTCTAATTTCCGTGGTAAAGGTTTTTCTAAAGCTTTAATAGAAGAAGCAAAAGAACTTTGCAGAACATCCAATTCTTGCGGAATGTACTTAGAAACAAGCAAAGAGAATATGATTGGAAATCAATTGTATCCAAGTGCAGGTTTCAAAAAATATGATGAGGTTAATTTTTATGAGTGGACGATAGAATTATAA